The genomic region CCAGCCGCTGGTATGGCCGCAGGGTCCAGCCGGATTCGTTGAGCATGATGAGGTGCGGCGTGCCGTCGACGTATCCGGCCAGATCCTCAGCCGGCCAGCCGATCTTCAGCAGCAGCTGCTTCAGCTGGCCGCGCTGGGAGGAATGGACCACCACGGTCTCAGCGTCGATGCGTGGGCCCAGCAGCGGCTGGATCTTCTTGGCCCTGCTGACCTCCTCCAGCACCGGATAGTCGCTGGTGCGCATGACCAGCCCGTGCTGGGGGTCTTTCTCCAGCCGCAACCGGCCGTACCGGGACATTGTTTCTTCGATGTCGATCAGCAGGGAATGCGGCACGGGGAACCGGGAATAGGTGAGCAGCGTGTCCAGCACCTTCTCGGCGTCGAGCCCTGCTGCCCGGGCGTTCCAAAGCCCCAGCGGCGTGAGCCGGTAGCTGTGCATGTGCTCTGGCGCGCGCTCCAGTTCGGCGAAGGCCGCGATGGCGTGCCGGGCCTCCGTCGCCTGCTCGTGGTCCACTTCGAGGAGGATGGTTTTGTCGCTCTGGACAATCAGCGGTCCGTCATTCACGCAGGTAGAACCTTCACTGCTGCATTTCCTCTGCTGCCTCGATGTCGATGATCCGGTGGATGGAAAGCACCCGCTCCGTGTCCTTCGCGGGGTCGAAGACACGGACGCGTCCACCCGCGACGGATACCGGAACAACCGTTTCCAGTTTCGCATTCCCCAGGCTGTCCACGACGTTCATCACGACTTTCTGCCTGAGCCGGATGGCTTTGTGCAGGGTCTCCAGTCCCAGCTGGGTTGCCTCCTCGCCGCCGGCGGCAGCCGGGCGGGAGCCGTTGGGGCCGGAGCCGGCGGCCGCCTGGCTGCGGAGAACGGCGAGCTGGGCGGTGACGTCGGCGTCGGGAAGGGCGGAGCGCGGCGCGCTGTAGACGGGCCGCGCGGTGCCCGTAAGGGGCGCGGTGCGGTTGAGGCGGACGACGGCGGGTCCGGCATCTTCAACGGCGGGTGACAGCCCCAGCCCGCGCAGCACGAGGGCCGTCTGCCGGGGAGAGGCCATGGAGACCAGGACGGTGGGGGCGATCCGGACCAGGCCCAGGGACGAGGCCGCAGCTTCCCGGCAGAGCTCACTGAGTGCGGCCTCGTCGTCACTCTGGATGAAGCTGGCGGCCGCCCCGACCCGCAGCTTGCCGTGCCTGGCGGCCGTGTCCTCCACGAGGTACTGCAGCGGTTGCGGCACGGCGGTGGCGGAGTGCCGGCGGAGGAAATCGAGGATGGCTGTTGCGTCCTGGCCCGAGTCCAGTGCGCGCCGGATGGACTCGACGGAGAACCGGTACGTCGTGGCCGGGCCCTGCCCTTCGGCGTCGGCCATCCCCTGAAGCTGCTCTGCCAGGTCGGGGGCCAGATAGCCGGGCGCGACCGCGGTCAGGTCGGCCTGCAGGAGCACGTGGTTGAGGGCAGCAGGCAGGTGTTCGCCGAGGAGGTTCATGGCGTCGTCTGGCGCGTCCGCGGCGATGGCGGCACCCAGCTGGCTGAGGGCGCCGGACCCGATCAGCCCCAGCAGCTCCGCCTCGGCAAGGACGCCGCTGATCAGGGAACTGAACCGCCGCGCCATGCGGGGCTGGGACCACTCGGCACGCTGCAGCACAGCCTCCGCATTGAGCACCGGCGCAGCCCCGTCCGGCATCTCCGCCTCGAGCGTCAGTTCCCGCAGTATCTCCAGGATCCGCTTGCGGATGACGGGTGCGTCGGACCGCTGCGCCTCGGCAGAGAGGGCGTTGACGGTGGCCGCCGGGGCCGCCCGGTGGTTCGCCGGTCCGGCGGGCTGGCCGTTGATGGGCTGGCCCACGAGTGATGGGGCCCGCTCGCTGGCCAGCCAGGCGTTGACGAGCCACAGCCACTGTTCCTGCCGCGGCAGCCCGAGCCATTCCAGCTGGGGCGGCTGCACCCAGCACGAGCTGTCCACGTCCAGCCGGATCAGGCCGGCCAGGGCGCTGAGCTCCAGCAGCACGGCGGTGGTGTGGTGGTCCACGCGGAGCGTCTCGGCGAGCCTCCGCATCTCGCGGATGCCCACACCGCCGCTCCGCAGGGTGGCCAGGGGCTGGTCCCTGACGGCATGCAGCAGTTCGCCGGTGAGGCGCAGGGTCTCGGCGATGGCGCCGAGCGCGGCGTTGCGGCGGAGCGCCGCGGTAGTGACGCCGAGCGTCGGCGCCGGGGGAGTCAGGGAGAAGTTGTCGATGATGGCGCCGCCGCGCAGGGAGATTCCCACGCTGTGCGGCAGTTCCACATGGGCGGCGTCCAGCGGCACCAGCAGGCCCCGGGCCAGCAGCCAGTCGACGGGCCCGACGTCGTGACCTTCAGTTGTGACGGACGCCTTCCGCTGGGCCTGGGGGACGGCGCCCATGGCCCAGTTGCTGAACCGTGCCAGCAGTGCAGTCGTCCGTTCCGGAGCGCTGGCGAGGAGCGCGTGCAGTTCCTCGGGGGAAGATGTCCAGTGCTGCAGCGCCAGCGCTGCCTCCATAGGAGTGGTGGCAGCCTGCACGGCGGCGCCGCTGCGGTGCAGCTCCGCGACAAGCTGGACAACGCGCTGGGCGAAGGCCGGCTGGAGCCTGACCAGCTCGGTGTAGCTGCGCCCCAGCCCGGCCGGATAGATCCCGACGACGTCCTTCAGGCTGCTCACCGGAAGGTAGAAGCGCTGCCGCTGGGCGCCAGGTCCCGCTCCGTGCGGCGGCTCCGCCCGCTGCACGAGGGCCAGGTCATGCAGCGATTGCAGGAGCTGCTCGATGGCCGCCACGGTGGAGCCGGCGATGGTCTTTTTCAGCACCGCGGCCGATGCGCTGTGCCCGGTGTCTGTGTTGGTGCACAGGTGCAGCGTCTCCAGGACCTGCATTTGCGGGCGGTTCAGGCGTTCCAGGGCCCGCTGCACACTCACCCGCGCGCTGGCGCGGGCGGCCAGTGCGGGGAAGTCGGGAACGCCGGGGGAGATCAGGTCCGGCCGCGCAGCGAACAAAGCCCGCAGTGACTCGTCGCTGCGTGCCTCCAGTTCCTTGCTGAGCGCTCGAATGAGGGACATCAGTCCAACGTTACCGCCCGCCGGGGCTTCCTGCCCGGCGGCGGGCGGCAACGCCGTCGGCCACCAGCACGAGCATCAGCAGGAAGGCCGCCGGAAGGCCGTAAAGCGCCGTCGACGTGACCCACTGCGGTGCGGCGTGGCCCGCAGCGGCCAGCGCCATGACCGCCCCGACGGCTGCGAGGGACAAAACTGCAAGGAGCACTGCGGTGGCCATCAGTGGCCGCCGGATACGCGCGGATGTCATGGACGTAACGCTAACAGCAGCGCCGCGGCCGCGCCTCAAAGCGGGATTAGCGTGCCAGTCAGGATAACCTTGAAGGAGCAGACCAACATGGACCAGGCTGTCATACCCTGAACCCGCACATCAGTGCGGATGCGGTGACGGCCGGCCATGTCCCAGAAACGTCAGAACGAAGAAGGTTGATTAGGTGCCTACCGGCAAGGTCAAGTGGTACGACAAGGACAAAGGCTTCGGATTCCTCGCGGGCGAGGACGGGCAGGAAGTATTCCTCCCCAAGTCCGCGCTGCCCGCCGGAGTTTCGGAACTGAAGGCCGGCACCCGGGTTGAGTTCGGCGTCGCGGACGGACGCAAGGGCGCCCAGGCCCTGGGCCTGCGCGTCCTCGAAAAGACGCCGTCCATCGCAAAGGCCAAGCGCCCCAGCGCCAGGGATCTTGCCCCGCTGGTGCAGGACCTGGTGACGGTTCTGGACAACCTGTCCGGCACGCTGTCGTCCGGCAAGTACCCGGATGGCAACAAGGGCAAGGCCATTGCCGCTGCCCTGCGTAAGGTTGCCGACGAGCTGGACGCCTAGGCCTCCCGATGAACCCGGAACCTGAACAGGCTGAATCCAAGGTGGAACCCAAGGCACCCAGGCGGCGCGCCGGTATCCCGGTGTGGCGGACGGGGAAACCCGACGCCGTGCTGGCCGCTGCCGTGGACACCGCCCGGGCCGCCATCGAAGGCATTGCAAAGGCTTCCGAAATCGGGGACCACCTGGCAGCCCGTACCGAGGGCGACCGCGTGGTGACGCACCTTTTCGAATCACGGCTGCCGGGGTACATCGGCTGGCAGTGGTATGCCGTCCTGACCCGGAACTCCCGCTCCAAGGTGATTACGGTCAACGAGCTTGGCCTGCTCCCGTCCGAAGACTCGATCCTCGCCCCGGAGTGGGTGCCGTGGGCCGAGCGCGTGCGCCCTGAGGACGCCCGGGAGCAGGACGCGGAAGACGCCCGGGAGGAAGCACCGGCTGAAGGCGTGGCTGCGGACGGAGCTCCGGGCGAGACTGCCGCCGACGCCGAAACTGAGTCCGGTGACGAAACAGGGTCCGGTGACGAATCAGAACCGGGTGCCGATGCGGCTACGGATGGTGAGGCTCGAACCAGCGCCCAGACCGGAACCGACGGCCAGACTGGAACTGACCGCCCGGCGAAAGACTGATCACGCCGTCGGGGTCACCTCAATGACCGCTGACTTTGACAGTGCTGACACCCCAGTGGCGTCGGGCCCCATGGGGCCCGACGCCACTGGCTTATGCCTGACAAATCCCGTCACGGCCAGGGGGGCCGGAACGGCCGACGGCGCCGGCCGGGACACAAGCCCGGACGACGCCGTCGAACACCGACGCTTTGGCGTCACCAGTGATTGAGCCTGGCTACTTCTTCAGCTCGCCCACCACGTAGTCGATGCACTCGAGCAGGGCAGAGACATCTGACGGCTCGATGGCCACGAAGGTGGCGATGCGCAGCTGGTTGCGTCCCAGCTTCCGGTAGGGCTCGGTGTCCACGATGCCGTTCGCGCGAAGCACCTTGGCAATGGCGGCGGCATCGATCGAGTCATCGAAGTCGATGGTGGCGATGACGTTGGAGCGCTCGGCGGCATTGGCAACGAACGGCGTGGCGAATTCGGAGGCTTCCGCCCACTTGTAGATGCGTCCGGCCGAGTCGGCCGTGCGTCCGGCGGCGAAGTCCAGGCCACCGTTGGCGTTCAACCACTGCACCTGGGCATCCAGCGTGACGAGCGTGGACAGCGACGGGGTGTTGTACGTCTGGTTCAGCCTGGAGTTGTCGATCGCGGTCTTCAGGTCCAGGAAGTCCGGAATCCAGCGCCCGCTGGCCTTGACGCGCTCGGCCCGCTCCAGCGCTGCCGGGGAAAAGAGGCCCAGCCACAGCCCGCCGTCGGAGGCGAAGTTCTTCTGCGGTGCGAAGTAGTAGACATCCGTCTGGGCCACGTCGACGTCAAGGCCGCCGGCAGCCGAGGTTGCGTCCACCAGCACCAGCGCGCCCTCGTCGGCGCCGTTCACCCGCTGGACAGGCGCGGCAACACCCGTTGAGGTCTCGTTCTGCGGCCAGGCGTAAACGTCAACGCCCGCCTCGGCCCTGGCGACGGGGCAGGTGCCGGGCTCGGACTTGATGATGGAGGATTCCGCAAGGAACGGCGCCTTGTCGGTGGCCGCGGCAAACTTGGACCCGAATTCACCGAAGGACAGGTGCTGTGCCTTCTCTTCCACCAGGCCGAAGCTGGCGACGTCCCAGAACGCGGTGGAACCGCCGACGCCCAGGACCACCTCGTAGCCTTCGGGGGCACGGAAGAAGGTGCTGAGGCCTTCGCGGACGGAGCCCACGAGGTTCTTCACCGGGGCCTGGCGGTGGGACGTACCAAGGAGCGTCGTGGCGGCTGCTGAGAGTGCCTCGATCTGCTCCGGCCTGACCTTGGAAGGACCGGCGCCGAACCGTCCGTCCTTGGGCAGGAGGTTTGCGGGAATAGTGATGCTGGTGTCGCTCACAGTGGCTCCAATTTTCGGCTTGGAAGTGCGGTTCGGCTGGTCGGGGCGATGGCCGGCAGGCAACCTTGACCGCCACGAAGACCCTCCTTATTCTGCCCGAAGCGCGGATACCGCAGGAACATGCCCCCGTCATAGTCCAGTCATTGAGACGGTGCCCGCCGTCTCCATGCTGCAGATTATCCGGACTAATTCAAAATAGGCTAAGCTGGCACTGAACGTACGGGCAGAGCGCCGGTGCTGCGCCGCCGTCGGATATCCGACCGCCGCTGCAGCTTGCCGGAACCCGGTGCGGCGGGCCCGCGGTACGGTGGGACGGACACAAATACTGTGCTCGAGGAGCTGAGCTGAATGACGGATCTGATCGACACCACGGAAATGTACCTTCGCACCATTCTGGAGCTGGAGGAAGAGAACATCGTGGCGCTTCGGGCACGCATTGCCGAACGACTCCGCCACTCGGGCCCCACCGTTTCACAGACCATCGGCAGGATGGAACGCGACGGCCTCGTCGTCGTCTCCGGTGACCGCCACCTTGAACTGACCGAAGTGGGCCGGAAACGCGCCACCGAAGTGATGCGCAAGCACCGCCTCGCCGAACGCCTCCTCGCCGACGTCATCGGCCTCGACTGGGCCTACGTGCATGACGAGGCCTGCCGGTGGGAGCACGTCATGAGTGAACGGGTGGAGCGCAGGATTTACGAATTGCTCGACTACCCCACCGAGTCGCCGTACGGCAACCCGATCCCCGGCCTGGCAGCACTGGGCGGGCAGCCTGCCCGCCCCTTCTCTGACGGCGTGGTGAACCTGCTCGACGCCATGACCGGCTACGGCCCGGAATCCAAGGTCACCGTCAGCCGCCTAGCAGAACCCATCCAGGTGGAGCCGGAGCTGCTGCTCCAGCTGGATGAAGGCGGGATCCGGCCCGGCGCCGCCGTCTCGCTGGAACGCGTGGGGGAGTACATCTCTGTCCGTGTGCCCGGTTTCGAAGGTGCCCTTGA from Arthrobacter globiformis harbors:
- a CDS encoding metal-dependent transcriptional regulator, coding for MTDLIDTTEMYLRTILELEEENIVALRARIAERLRHSGPTVSQTIGRMERDGLVVVSGDRHLELTEVGRKRATEVMRKHRLAERLLADVIGLDWAYVHDEACRWEHVMSERVERRIYELLDYPTESPYGNPIPGLAALGGQPARPFSDGVVNLLDAMTGYGPESKVTVSRLAEPIQVEPELLLQLDEGGIRPGAAVSLERVGEYISVRVPGFEGALELPPEVAAHVFVRVG
- a CDS encoding DUF3027 domain-containing protein; amino-acid sequence: MNPEPEQAESKVEPKAPRRRAGIPVWRTGKPDAVLAAAVDTARAAIEGIAKASEIGDHLAARTEGDRVVTHLFESRLPGYIGWQWYAVLTRNSRSKVITVNELGLLPSEDSILAPEWVPWAERVRPEDAREQDAEDAREEAPAEGVAADGAPGETAADAETESGDETGSGDESEPGADAATDGEARTSAQTGTDGQTGTDRPAKD
- a CDS encoding cold-shock protein; amino-acid sequence: MPTGKVKWYDKDKGFGFLAGEDGQEVFLPKSALPAGVSELKAGTRVEFGVADGRKGAQALGLRVLEKTPSIAKAKRPSARDLAPLVQDLVTVLDNLSGTLSSGKYPDGNKGKAIAAALRKVADELDA
- the serC gene encoding phosphoserine transaminase, whose protein sequence is MSDTSITIPANLLPKDGRFGAGPSKVRPEQIEALSAAATTLLGTSHRQAPVKNLVGSVREGLSTFFRAPEGYEVVLGVGGSTAFWDVASFGLVEEKAQHLSFGEFGSKFAAATDKAPFLAESSIIKSEPGTCPVARAEAGVDVYAWPQNETSTGVAAPVQRVNGADEGALVLVDATSAAGGLDVDVAQTDVYYFAPQKNFASDGGLWLGLFSPAALERAERVKASGRWIPDFLDLKTAIDNSRLNQTYNTPSLSTLVTLDAQVQWLNANGGLDFAAGRTADSAGRIYKWAEASEFATPFVANAAERSNVIATIDFDDSIDAAAIAKVLRANGIVDTEPYRKLGRNQLRIATFVAIEPSDVSALLECIDYVVGELKK
- a CDS encoding helicase-associated domain-containing protein, translated to MSLIRALSKELEARSDESLRALFAARPDLISPGVPDFPALAARASARVSVQRALERLNRPQMQVLETLHLCTNTDTGHSASAAVLKKTIAGSTVAAIEQLLQSLHDLALVQRAEPPHGAGPGAQRQRFYLPVSSLKDVVGIYPAGLGRSYTELVRLQPAFAQRVVQLVAELHRSGAAVQAATTPMEAALALQHWTSSPEELHALLASAPERTTALLARFSNWAMGAVPQAQRKASVTTEGHDVGPVDWLLARGLLVPLDAAHVELPHSVGISLRGGAIIDNFSLTPPAPTLGVTTAALRRNAALGAIAETLRLTGELLHAVRDQPLATLRSGGVGIREMRRLAETLRVDHHTTAVLLELSALAGLIRLDVDSSCWVQPPQLEWLGLPRQEQWLWLVNAWLASERAPSLVGQPINGQPAGPANHRAAPAATVNALSAEAQRSDAPVIRKRILEILRELTLEAEMPDGAAPVLNAEAVLQRAEWSQPRMARRFSSLISGVLAEAELLGLIGSGALSQLGAAIAADAPDDAMNLLGEHLPAALNHVLLQADLTAVAPGYLAPDLAEQLQGMADAEGQGPATTYRFSVESIRRALDSGQDATAILDFLRRHSATAVPQPLQYLVEDTAARHGKLRVGAAASFIQSDDEAALSELCREAAASSLGLVRIAPTVLVSMASPRQTALVLRGLGLSPAVEDAGPAVVRLNRTAPLTGTARPVYSAPRSALPDADVTAQLAVLRSQAAAGSGPNGSRPAAAGGEEATQLGLETLHKAIRLRQKVVMNVVDSLGNAKLETVVPVSVAGGRVRVFDPAKDTERVLSIHRIIDIEAAEEMQQ